The genomic stretch GGCGGTCTCTTTTCCGTGTTCGGTGGAAAGTTCGTCCACTGTCTGCCTCAAAAGAGGGATCCATGATTTTTCAAGTAAGATCTGGAACTGCTCTTCCGTTTTGATCCGATCGCCGTATTCATTCCACAATGTGGAAAGTGTGTTCTTCTGAGAATTTGCCCCTAGTCTCTCAGTGAGAGAAGATTCGAGTTCGAGGATTTGTAGTAACTTCGACGGATTTTCCCCTTCTTCTCCGCTTGTACTGGAATAAGAGAGGCGAATCATTCCCTGTCCTGCCCGAAAAGAATTCAAAGGTCGGTTGATCAGTGGAAGAAGATCAAACTTTTCGCATAGATCTAGAAGAGTTTTTCCGTTTGAGTTCCGGTTTTTAATGAATCCATCCTCATACCAATTGCCGGGGAATTGGACCACGGCAAATCCATGCTCTTTGCCGCCGACTTCTTCTGCGATTTGTAGTATCTTCGACAAAGAACTATGAGAATACTCCTCTTCTGGGACTGGAAAGGTATTACTTGAGATCCCATAATACTGGATCTTCCCTTCCTTTTTACTCTTCTCCAGAAAAAGAAAAGCCTCTCGTATCCTTCGATAATATTCCACTCTAGCCTCGGCCCGCGGAACTCCCTTCTTCTCGGAGTGCATTAGAAAATATTCAGGATTGTGAAGTAAGAAGGCGTCAATGACGGAGAGTCCGAGCCTTTTGCGAGACCTCTCTAATTGGTCCTCTAAAAATTCAGGAGAAATGCAATGGTAGCATCCTGGCTGGTAATAGGTGATTTCCGGGAAAGGAACCTTCTCCTTGTTCCTGGATTCGACTAATTCCATATTCTTTCCCTGGATATAGCCTACTTTCGTGACTAAGAAGATTTCCTTTCTGGAACTCTTCTTTTTTGCAAAACTCTTGCGGAGCACTTGCCCAACCAAGTTCTCTGCTTCTCCGTCTCCGTAATTGGAGGAAACATCGATAAGATTCACTCCTGACTGAAGGGAAAATTCCAAAGCCTCTCTATGTTCGGGATCTCTCAAGGATACGCGATATCCTCCAAAGCCGACTCTGGATAATTTCATTCCTCTAAAATAAAAATAACCGGTCTTTTCCTCGAAGCGAGTAGACTTTTCCTTTTTTCCCTCTAGGAGATCTTCGAGATATAAAGTCCGAAATGGATCTAATCCAAGCATATTATAATGTTCCAAATTTCCGGATCGTGCTAAATGAGACCAAGTCTAAACTTTCTCCATAGAATGTCCATTTTTTGTCTTTTCGTTTAAAAGTGCTTTTCGTCTGAACCTGTTTTTTTATCCTACTTTGTAGGGGCATCGGGCCGAACGTTCGGTATGTTTCCCGATCCTTTTTCACACAAATCGATGACTTCTTCCTATATCCTCACAGGAGATTTTGAATGGATTTTCAAGCTGGATATCTAAGGTCTTCCATCGGTAGAAAAACTATCGTTGCGATTACCGGTATCATTTTCTTCGGCTTTGTATTCGTACACATGCTGGGGAACCTCCAGATCTTCCAAGAACCGGACAAGATTAATTCTTATGCCGAGTTCCTACAAAGCTTGGGCGGACTTTTATGGTTAGCTCGAGGAATTCTTTTGGTCGCTTTCGTTTTACACGTTTACTACGCGATCCAATTGTCCTTGGAAAACAAGGCCGCGAGACCGGTTGGCTACGTAAAAAATAGCACGATCCAAGCGACTCTTTCTTCCCGTTACATGGCATTGACAGGTTCCGTAATCCTCGCCTTCGTAATCTATCATTTGCTTCACTTCACGTTCGGAAAGATCCAACCTGAAAACTTCGCTCTTCATGAAACGATCGGCGATAAGCAAAGACACGACGTGTATTCCATGGTTGTTTTAGGATTTAAGAACATTTACGTTTCCATTTCCTATATAGTAGCAATGCTTCTTCTCGCATTCCACCTTAGACATGGAGTTACGAGCGTTTTCCAGACTCTGGGATTCAATACTCCTTTCTGGGCTCCGAAAACGAACGCATTCGCGATCCTTTATGCACTGACTATCTTCGTAGGTAACTGCTCTATGCCGGTTGCCGTACTTCTTAACTTTGTGAAAGTTTCAGGAGCGCAATAATTATGAGTTTAGATTCCAAAATCCCATCGGGTCCATTGGAAAAGAAATGGGATGATTATAAATCCCATATCAAATTGGTAAACCCTGCTAACAAAAGAAAGTATACCATCATAGTGATCGGTACCGGTCTTGCGGGGGGTTCCGCTTCCGCTACTCTTGCAGAGCTTGGTTATAACGTAAAAACTTTCTGCTTTCAAGACAGCCCTCGTAGAGCTCACTCGATTGCAGCTCAGGGCGGTATCAACGCTGCCAAGAATTATCAGAATGACGGTGACTCTGTTTATCGTCTTTTCTATGATACGATCAAAGGAGGAGACTTTAGAGCGAGAGAAGCGAACGTTTATCGCTTAGCTCAAGTTTCCGCAAACATCATTGACCAATGTGTGGCT from Leptospira semungkisensis encodes the following:
- a CDS encoding aldo/keto reductase; protein product: MKLSRVGFGGYRVSLRDPEHREALEFSLQSGVNLIDVSSNYGDGEAENLVGQVLRKSFAKKKSSRKEIFLVTKVGYIQGKNMELVESRNKEKVPFPEITYYQPGCYHCISPEFLEDQLERSRKRLGLSVIDAFLLHNPEYFLMHSEKKGVPRAEARVEYYRRIREAFLFLEKSKKEGKIQYYGISSNTFPVPEEEYSHSSLSKILQIAEEVGGKEHGFAVVQFPGNWYEDGFIKNRNSNGKTLLDLCEKFDLLPLINRPLNSFRAGQGMIRLSYSSTSGEEGENPSKLLQILELESSLTERLGANSQKNTLSTLWNEYGDRIKTEEQFQILLEKSWIPLLRQTVDELSTEHGKETAEEYIRVLNTVLPYLEEQIRIRSSEKLANLYTDLIAKFHSEGYKPISLSSLMVIDLASILKNGTVLLGMRRRKYVRDILPIFQNPLPKIDPAHWGEHGI
- a CDS encoding succinate dehydrogenase cytochrome b subunit encodes the protein MDFQAGYLRSSIGRKTIVAITGIIFFGFVFVHMLGNLQIFQEPDKINSYAEFLQSLGGLLWLARGILLVAFVLHVYYAIQLSLENKAARPVGYVKNSTIQATLSSRYMALTGSVILAFVIYHLLHFTFGKIQPENFALHETIGDKQRHDVYSMVVLGFKNIYVSISYIVAMLLLAFHLRHGVTSVFQTLGFNTPFWAPKTNAFAILYALTIFVGNCSMPVAVLLNFVKVSGAQ